The proteins below come from a single Erysipelothrix piscisicarius genomic window:
- a CDS encoding ABC transporter ATP-binding protein produces MKNIRFISKYTEGHRKKIIVMIFSVVVYCAVLLVNPLLLQYTIDHVLNDLPITTSWMNTLTNFLGGMHSVREHLWYVGVVIVVLNILSGVAHFCAGYSIGSFSEFFSESLRNDVFDHLQKLPYAYHVRAKTGDLIQRCTSDVDQIGRFLKSKIQELVYAFTMVVIALTVLFRINVTMTWITMISFPFIFGFAFLFFKKMQAVFKQSDEAEAALSNTFQESMDAVRVVKAFNQEKFEVTKFEAKNQAYASITKEMIRLLGIYWGTSDLLCFMQTLIVLIASIFEVRAGNLSIGNAIVFISYVNMVLWPIRNVGRTLSDMAYPIWERLV; encoded by the coding sequence ATGAAAAATATTAGATTTATTTCTAAATATACTGAGGGTCATCGAAAAAAAATAATTGTGATGATCTTTTCGGTAGTAGTTTATTGTGCAGTGCTTTTAGTCAATCCCTTATTACTTCAATACACCATTGATCATGTTTTAAATGATTTACCCATAACGACATCATGGATGAACACACTTACGAATTTTTTAGGTGGAATGCATTCCGTTCGTGAACATTTATGGTATGTTGGTGTGGTAATTGTTGTGCTGAACATCTTAAGTGGTGTTGCACATTTTTGTGCAGGTTATTCAATTGGTTCTTTTTCTGAATTTTTCTCAGAAAGTTTACGTAATGATGTGTTTGATCACCTACAGAAACTTCCATACGCCTACCATGTACGAGCAAAAACCGGTGATTTAATACAACGTTGTACCAGTGATGTCGATCAGATTGGACGTTTTCTCAAATCAAAAATTCAGGAACTTGTTTATGCTTTTACCATGGTTGTAATCGCATTGACGGTATTATTCCGTATTAATGTAACGATGACCTGGATTACCATGATTTCTTTTCCCTTTATTTTTGGGTTTGCGTTTCTATTCTTTAAAAAAATGCAGGCAGTGTTTAAGCAAAGTGATGAAGCGGAAGCAGCATTATCGAATACATTTCAAGAAAGCATGGATGCCGTCCGAGTTGTGAAAGCATTTAATCAAGAAAAGTTTGAAGTTACGAAATTTGAAGCTAAAAACCAAGCCTATGCCTCCATAACAAAGGAAATGATCAGACTTCTCGGAATCTATTGGGGGACCTCTGATTTACTTTGTTTTATGCAGACATTAATTGTGCTTATCGCAAGTATTTTTGAAGTGCGTGCGGGCAATTTATCCATTGGGAATGCGATTGTCTTTATTTCTTATGTAAATATGGTGTTGTGGCCAATACGTAATGTTGGCCGAACCTTATCCGATATGGCTTATCCGATATGGGAAAGGTTAGTGTAA
- a CDS encoding bifunctional metallophosphatase/5'-nucleotidase yields MKLKIVVTTDVHGNIFPTNYTSRENLEDYGLARISTAVNQFRKEGNVLLLDNGDAFQGTPLLTYAHQHAQSVPNPMAQCFNAMNYDFINLGNHDFNYGPEILQKYISENNAPLLTSNLEIDGSVPGQTQILTYEGKTIALIGVLTKYIPHWERPAHIENMVFKSAFDQLQQEVQRVRNDVDYVIAMYHGGLERDPQTGEPTERLTGENEGYAMTEIEGLDILITGHQHRSFIETVNGVLVTQNTFKAKELITIDLDLETGNASAKRLSASDYDVDQNLLEPLQGLQNETQTWLDQPVGTLENMDVMINDALDARLHKHPLVSLLNQIQLERSGAQISSVALFNGAQGFRKSITMRELVSTYLYPNTLVVKRMSGKALREMIEFSAHYFTVDAHQHIVPSPEYVEPKPQHYNYDMLDGVDYTLDISKPRGSRVVSLTYQDKPVQDSDEFTVVVNNYRAMGGGNYTMVAESETLEDIQEEMVDIIMDYFIQHSPVYVNHRDNIKVIASR; encoded by the coding sequence ATGAAACTTAAAATCGTCGTCACAACGGACGTCCATGGAAATATCTTTCCAACAAATTATACAAGTCGTGAAAACCTCGAAGATTATGGGCTTGCACGCATTAGTACTGCAGTAAATCAATTCCGAAAGGAAGGAAATGTTTTACTCTTAGATAACGGGGATGCTTTTCAGGGAACTCCGTTATTAACTTACGCACATCAACATGCGCAATCCGTACCCAATCCTATGGCACAATGTTTTAATGCCATGAATTATGATTTTATTAATTTAGGAAATCATGATTTTAATTATGGACCTGAAATTCTCCAAAAATACATAAGCGAAAACAATGCACCCCTACTTACTTCAAATCTTGAAATAGATGGGTCTGTACCGGGCCAAACTCAAATTCTTACTTATGAAGGTAAAACGATTGCACTTATTGGTGTTTTAACGAAATATATTCCACATTGGGAACGTCCTGCTCATATCGAAAACATGGTTTTCAAAAGTGCTTTTGACCAGCTCCAACAAGAAGTTCAACGTGTACGAAATGATGTCGACTATGTCATTGCTATGTACCATGGTGGTTTAGAGCGTGATCCGCAAACGGGTGAACCGACTGAACGGCTTACTGGTGAAAATGAAGGATATGCTATGACTGAGATTGAAGGGTTAGATATTCTAATTACAGGACATCAACACCGTTCCTTTATCGAAACCGTTAACGGGGTTTTAGTAACTCAAAACACCTTTAAAGCAAAGGAATTGATTACGATTGATCTTGATTTGGAAACCGGAAACGCCTCAGCAAAACGACTCAGTGCCTCCGATTATGATGTAGACCAAAATTTATTGGAACCACTACAAGGCTTACAAAACGAAACACAAACATGGTTGGACCAACCCGTTGGAACCTTAGAAAACATGGATGTGATGATTAACGATGCATTGGATGCACGCCTTCATAAACATCCGCTCGTTTCACTCTTAAATCAAATACAACTTGAACGATCGGGTGCACAAATTTCTTCTGTAGCCCTTTTTAACGGGGCTCAAGGATTTAGAAAATCAATCACAATGCGTGAATTAGTAAGCACCTACCTATATCCGAATACGTTGGTGGTAAAGCGAATGAGTGGAAAAGCACTTCGTGAAATGATTGAATTTAGCGCCCATTATTTTACCGTCGATGCCCACCAACACATTGTTCCCTCACCGGAATACGTTGAACCCAAGCCACAACATTATAATTACGATATGCTTGATGGCGTGGATTACACCCTTGATATCTCAAAACCGAGAGGTTCACGTGTAGTGAGCCTAACGTATCAAGATAAACCAGTTCAAGATAGTGATGAATTCACCGTGGTTGTAAACAATTATCGAGCAATGGGGGGCGGAAACTATACCATGGTTGCGGAAAGTGAAACTTTAGAAGATATCCAAGAAGAAATGGTCGATATCATTATGGATTATTTTATTCAACATTCCCCAGTTTACGTCAATCATCGTGATAATATTAAAGTAATTGCATCAAGATAA
- a CDS encoding adenylosuccinate synthase has translation MIKAIVGANWGDEGKGKLTDVFASESDIIVRFQGGNNAGHTIINDQGKFALKMLPSGVFYKHTINVIGNGVALNIPAFIQELEELKTRGVHPQVIVSDRAQIVMSYHKNFDVYEEARMGKDQFGSTKSGIAPFYSDKYAKIGFQVCELYNEDWLRSKIDRVLDIKNTLLVNLYHQEPLSADAIFEELMQYRDLIDPYVRDVFTFLNEAHDQGKNILFEGQLGALRDPDFGIYPYSTSSSTLAYYATIGAGLPHPIDEVWAVTKAYSSCVGAGAFVSEIFGEEAEALRRRGGDAGEYGVNTKRPRRVGYFDAVATRFGCKTQGATHVALTNIDVLSYLDEIKVVTAYEYQGQQSMRFGNITELEHTTPVIETFPGWKEDITHITCYDDLPENCKNYINKLEMLIDTNIALVSNGPNRNQIMKRTPLR, from the coding sequence ATGATTAAAGCTATAGTAGGTGCCAACTGGGGCGATGAGGGTAAAGGAAAGCTCACAGATGTATTCGCAAGTGAGTCTGACATTATTGTTCGGTTCCAAGGGGGCAATAACGCAGGTCATACAATTATTAATGATCAAGGAAAGTTTGCGCTAAAGATGTTACCATCCGGTGTTTTCTATAAACATACGATTAATGTTATTGGTAATGGTGTTGCGTTAAACATTCCTGCATTCATTCAAGAGTTAGAGGAATTAAAGACTCGAGGTGTTCATCCTCAAGTTATTGTAAGTGATCGTGCTCAAATCGTGATGAGTTACCATAAGAATTTTGATGTTTATGAGGAAGCACGTATGGGTAAAGATCAGTTTGGATCTACCAAATCGGGGATTGCGCCTTTTTATTCCGATAAATACGCAAAAATCGGGTTCCAAGTCTGTGAGTTATACAACGAAGACTGGTTACGCAGTAAAATTGATCGTGTTCTTGATATCAAAAATACTTTATTAGTAAATTTATATCATCAAGAACCGCTGTCAGCGGATGCAATCTTTGAAGAATTAATGCAATACCGTGATTTAATTGACCCTTATGTTCGCGATGTCTTCACCTTTTTAAATGAAGCGCATGATCAAGGTAAAAACATTCTCTTCGAAGGGCAACTTGGTGCATTACGTGATCCCGACTTTGGAATTTATCCTTATTCAACCTCTTCATCTACTTTAGCTTACTATGCGACCATCGGAGCAGGATTGCCACATCCTATCGACGAAGTATGGGCAGTCACAAAAGCTTATTCAAGTTGTGTTGGTGCTGGTGCATTTGTCTCAGAAATTTTTGGAGAAGAAGCCGAGGCATTGCGAAGACGTGGTGGTGATGCGGGTGAGTATGGCGTTAATACTAAACGTCCTCGTCGTGTTGGCTACTTTGATGCGGTCGCAACACGTTTTGGATGTAAAACCCAAGGCGCAACTCATGTTGCACTCACAAACATTGATGTTCTTTCCTATCTAGATGAAATCAAGGTTGTAACGGCATATGAGTATCAAGGACAACAATCCATGCGATTTGGAAATATTACAGAATTAGAACATACAACCCCTGTAATTGAAACATTCCCTGGATGGAAAGAAGATATTACACACATTACATGCTATGATGACCTTCCTGAAAATTGTAAAAACTATATTAATAAACTTGAAATGCTCATTGATACAAATATTGCACTTGTTTCAAATGGTCCAAATCGAAACCAAATTATGAAGCGTACGCCTTTACGGTAA
- the cysE gene encoding serine O-acetyltransferase, translating to MRFLETARAYKKQDPAVRSVLEVILLYPGYHAMGFYRIAHCFYRIKFYFVARFISQLGRFLTQIEIHPGAQIGRRFIIDHGSGVVIGQTAIIGDDCLIHHGVTLGGKSREPGKRHPTLGNKVHVGAGAQVLGNIMIHDEAVIGAGSVVTKDVARCDIVAGIPARTIRNKCSDEGRL from the coding sequence ATGAGATTTTTAGAGACAGCACGTGCATATAAAAAACAAGATCCTGCTGTACGATCAGTTCTGGAGGTAATTTTACTCTATCCAGGATACCATGCGATGGGGTTTTATCGAATCGCACATTGTTTCTATCGTATTAAGTTTTACTTTGTAGCACGATTCATTTCGCAACTCGGACGTTTTTTGACACAAATCGAGATTCATCCAGGAGCACAGATTGGGCGACGTTTTATTATTGATCATGGAAGCGGTGTTGTCATTGGACAGACTGCAATTATTGGTGATGATTGTTTAATTCATCATGGGGTTACTTTAGGTGGTAAATCACGCGAACCGGGCAAAAGACATCCAACGTTAGGAAATAAAGTACACGTCGGTGCTGGAGCACAGGTACTTGGTAATATTATGATTCATGATGAAGCCGTAATTGGTGCGGGGAGTGTTGTGACTAAAGATGTCGCACGCTGTGATATTGTTGCAGGCATTCCTGCTCGTACAATACGCAATAAATGTAGTGATGAGGGAAGATTATAG
- a CDS encoding deoxynucleoside kinase, giving the protein MIVIEGVVGVGKSSSMRILGQGGYEELEEPVVDNPVLDKFYHDRCRYSFPLQVFFLNKRFEHIKQAKDVIKAVMDRSIYGDAIFARMLNLSGEMSDEEFQIYSELLQNMLEHVHVPKLMVYLEISVDEAMNRIKKRGRDYELIVEREYWEKLNREYSNYFDNYDLSPMLKINVDHLDFENNEADRIYVLKLINEALLELK; this is encoded by the coding sequence ATGATAGTTATTGAAGGGGTTGTAGGTGTTGGGAAAAGTTCATCAATGCGTATTCTTGGTCAAGGGGGCTATGAAGAGTTGGAAGAACCGGTAGTTGATAATCCTGTTTTGGATAAGTTTTATCATGACCGTTGTCGCTATTCATTTCCATTACAAGTGTTTTTCTTAAATAAGCGTTTTGAGCATATCAAACAAGCGAAAGACGTAATCAAAGCGGTTATGGACCGAAGCATATATGGGGACGCAATATTCGCCCGTATGTTAAACTTAAGTGGAGAAATGAGTGACGAAGAATTTCAAATTTATTCTGAGTTATTACAAAATATGCTTGAACATGTTCATGTTCCCAAATTAATGGTATATCTTGAAATAAGTGTTGATGAGGCAATGAACCGCATTAAGAAACGTGGGAGAGATTATGAATTAATTGTTGAACGCGAATATTGGGAAAAACTCAATCGTGAATACAGTAATTATTTTGATAATTACGATCTTTCACCCATGCTTAAGATTAATGTTGATCATCTTGATTTTGAAAATAATGAAGCCGATCGAATTTATGTTCTAAAACTTATCAATGAAGCGTTACTCGAATTAAAATAA
- a CDS encoding helix-turn-helix transcriptional regulator, which yields MSKLSNALVMLDVLSARSVVPLSELADLLEISERGVQRLKAELESVGYEITTVMGPGGGYVLESKTQIQPLAFERNERKMLKQAFAVLLSQDNPTLGNDFVAVVSKLSHQLDYSGNVSVSAFQSVKLNVDPNLYQKHIELLENAIEHHLRIDIVYSKNHREKRSYVFEPYELVIVNKFWYLLGYDEKNRYLSLKVNRIHELSLRDEVFRFDDETSSKHVFSKFGYKIKPVFAELEVFEQDYISEYIWGEHQEITWLDDHRFILKVEFSNELAVKDFILQGGSHITVLKPEWLREWIVDECHKITKLYR from the coding sequence ATGAGTAAGTTAAGCAATGCTTTGGTTATGTTAGACGTATTATCCGCACGCTCTGTTGTTCCCCTTTCAGAGCTGGCGGATCTTTTGGAAATCAGTGAGCGTGGTGTGCAGCGACTCAAAGCAGAACTTGAATCGGTAGGGTATGAAATAACTACGGTCATGGGTCCAGGTGGGGGTTATGTTTTAGAATCTAAAACGCAAATACAACCGCTCGCTTTTGAACGTAATGAACGCAAGATGTTAAAGCAAGCTTTTGCGGTTTTGTTATCACAGGATAACCCGACACTCGGAAATGACTTTGTAGCTGTTGTTTCAAAATTATCACACCAGTTGGATTATAGTGGGAATGTATCTGTATCTGCTTTTCAATCGGTTAAGCTTAATGTTGATCCAAATCTCTATCAAAAACATATAGAGCTGCTTGAGAACGCCATTGAGCATCATTTGCGTATTGATATTGTTTATAGTAAAAATCATCGGGAGAAGCGTTCTTATGTCTTTGAGCCTTATGAGCTTGTGATTGTCAATAAATTTTGGTATCTTTTGGGTTATGATGAAAAGAATCGCTATTTGAGCCTAAAAGTAAATCGCATTCATGAATTATCGTTACGTGATGAGGTTTTTCGGTTTGATGACGAAACTTCAAGCAAGCATGTATTTTCAAAATTCGGCTATAAAATAAAACCCGTCTTCGCAGAATTGGAAGTTTTTGAGCAAGATTATATTAGTGAGTATATCTGGGGTGAACACCAAGAAATTACGTGGTTGGATGATCATCGCTTTATTCTAAAAGTCGAGTTTTCGAATGAACTTGCCGTTAAAGATTTTATTTTACAAGGCGGTTCTCATATTACGGTTTTAAAACCGGAGTGGCTTCGCGAATGGATTGTTGATGAATGTCATAAAATTACGAAACTCTATCGTTAA
- a CDS encoding MBL fold metallo-hydrolase, producing MDLKDRKTKITFHSGVLTIGGTVIEIAYEDSHIFFDFGTEFKPELNLKNESLQQLIEHRLVPHLENIYDPELGYTYPFEKGPDYAHTAVFLSHCHLDHTRMVNYLDPNIPMYALKETKVLLNSLNAQNDFILPKANPSDSFTRDIIGCDNHDVIEVGSIKVELSRVDHDAYGACGLLITTPDMHIAYTDDLRLHGFDVEDSLHYCEQAKNTDMLIIEGVSISFPQEDRATGRIETEADLLKKIVNIVNSNPNKQVTFNCYPANVKRLAEIVKQSPREVVLEASFANILKECLNMECKYYNANDNSFNLDKNLEVDYNTLLQDEGDYLWQVVDHHENLKGGGVYIHSDASPLGEFDPAYLPFIQLLEDCNIEFNRIACSGHAYPEDLDRIVSLIQPKLLVPIHSLRPDLLENKYGMRHLPTRGETI from the coding sequence GTGGACTTAAAGGATAGAAAAACAAAAATTACATTTCATAGCGGTGTCCTGACAATTGGTGGTACTGTTATTGAAATTGCATATGAAGATTCACATATTTTCTTTGACTTTGGTACAGAATTCAAACCAGAGTTGAATCTTAAAAATGAATCATTGCAACAATTGATTGAACATCGTTTAGTGCCCCATTTAGAGAATATTTATGATCCCGAATTAGGATATACGTATCCATTTGAAAAAGGACCTGACTATGCCCATACGGCTGTCTTTTTAAGTCATTGTCATTTAGATCATACGCGTATGGTTAACTATTTGGATCCGAACATTCCAATGTATGCACTTAAAGAAACCAAAGTTTTATTAAACAGTTTAAATGCGCAAAATGACTTTATTCTACCAAAAGCGAACCCTTCAGATTCATTTACACGCGATATTATCGGGTGTGATAATCATGATGTTATCGAAGTGGGAAGCATTAAAGTAGAATTAAGTCGTGTTGATCATGATGCTTATGGTGCCTGTGGTCTTTTAATCACAACCCCAGATATGCATATTGCTTACACAGATGATCTTCGTCTCCATGGTTTTGATGTGGAAGATTCACTTCACTATTGTGAACAAGCAAAAAATACAGATATGCTCATTATTGAGGGTGTATCAATTAGTTTCCCTCAAGAAGACCGCGCAACGGGTCGTATTGAGACCGAAGCAGATTTACTTAAGAAAATCGTGAATATTGTAAACAGCAACCCAAATAAACAAGTGACTTTTAATTGCTATCCGGCGAATGTAAAACGATTAGCTGAGATTGTAAAACAAAGTCCACGTGAAGTGGTGCTTGAAGCATCCTTTGCAAATATCTTGAAAGAGTGTTTAAATATGGAGTGTAAGTATTACAATGCAAATGACAACAGCTTTAACCTTGATAAGAATCTAGAGGTCGATTACAACACTCTACTTCAAGATGAGGGAGATTATCTATGGCAGGTTGTTGATCATCACGAAAACCTTAAAGGAGGTGGTGTCTATATCCATAGCGACGCTTCGCCGCTAGGAGAATTTGATCCAGCATATTTACCATTTATTCAGTTGTTGGAGGATTGCAATATTGAATTTAATCGTATAGCGTGTTCTGGACATGCTTACCCTGAAGATTTAGATCGTATTGTGAGCTTAATTCAACCGAAGTTATTAGTTCCTATTCATTCCTTAAGACCAGATTTACTTGAGAATAAATATGGAATGCGTCATTTACCAACCCGTGGGGAAACTATCTAA
- a CDS encoding carbohydrate ABC transporter permease, translating into MNEKSEFSPNLKIVLTKIFKILATIFIVFMAIITLFPFVYMILASLMTYQEATSIPPTLIPSAPQFHNFVEVFQTAPFVRYFFNTVVVAGISTLGILITSTLAAFALVKLEFKHKGLIILVMVSLLMVPYESTVFTNYQTIARLGLLNTYTALIVPSLASVFYIFYLKGYLTSIPISYYKAAKIDGCTDLEFIRKIMIPLSKPALVTIGILSFISHWNSFLWPLLVTNDSSMRLLNNGLSAFATESGTDVHLQMAAATLTIIPVLIIYFIFRNQIIKGVSKSGLKG; encoded by the coding sequence GTGAACGAAAAATCTGAATTTTCACCAAATTTAAAAATAGTACTAACAAAAATATTTAAAATTCTTGCGACAATTTTTATTGTCTTTATGGCAATTATTACCTTATTTCCATTTGTCTACATGATTCTTGCAAGTTTGATGACTTATCAAGAGGCGACAAGTATTCCGCCGACGCTAATTCCATCAGCCCCACAGTTCCACAACTTTGTGGAAGTATTTCAAACGGCACCGTTTGTTCGGTATTTCTTTAATACAGTGGTAGTTGCAGGGATTAGTACCCTTGGAATTTTAATTACCTCGACGCTTGCAGCCTTTGCGCTCGTTAAGTTAGAGTTTAAACATAAGGGTCTAATTATCTTAGTGATGGTATCACTATTAATGGTACCGTATGAGTCAACAGTCTTTACAAATTACCAAACGATTGCACGTCTTGGTTTATTAAATACGTATACTGCATTGATTGTTCCATCACTTGCCAGTGTATTCTATATATTCTATTTAAAAGGATATCTAACAAGTATTCCAATTTCATACTATAAAGCGGCTAAAATTGATGGATGTACAGATTTAGAATTTATTCGAAAAATTATGATACCTTTATCCAAACCTGCGCTTGTAACAATCGGTATTCTTAGTTTTATTTCGCATTGGAACTCATTCTTGTGGCCATTGTTGGTTACAAATGATTCAAGCATGCGTCTATTAAACAATGGTTTAAGTGCATTTGCGACTGAGAGTGGAACGGATGTTCATCTTCAAATGGCAGCTGCAACATTAACGATTATTCCGGTACTTATTATTTACTTTATCTTTAGAAATCAAATTATTAAAGGAGTGTCGAAGAGTGGACTTAAAGGATAG
- a CDS encoding carbohydrate ABC transporter permease translates to MPICLIISMFIALLIFEKIKNKSFFETIFFIPYLTSVIAIGVVFRYLFNGSYGFINFLLSFINVGPINFLYDIMMSLPTLVIFGIWNGLAFNIIILLSGLRNIDREYYKVADMFGATELQKLFRITLPQLIPTLTFLLTVNLINAFKVYTQVFAIFNGKAGIANSATTAVFYIFTTFHVDNRYGPAMAATILLFVFILVLTLIQNKVLKKIEER, encoded by the coding sequence GTGCCAATTTGTTTAATCATTTCAATGTTTATTGCACTTCTTATTTTTGAAAAAATTAAAAATAAGAGCTTCTTTGAAACGATTTTCTTTATTCCTTATCTAACAAGTGTTATTGCGATTGGGGTTGTATTCCGCTATCTCTTTAACGGTTCCTATGGATTTATAAACTTTCTACTTAGTTTTATAAATGTTGGACCGATCAACTTCTTATATGATATTATGATGAGCTTACCCACCCTTGTCATTTTTGGAATTTGGAATGGTTTGGCGTTTAATATCATTATCTTACTATCAGGTCTTCGAAATATTGATCGCGAGTACTACAAGGTTGCAGATATGTTTGGTGCAACGGAACTTCAAAAATTATTCCGAATTACTTTACCACAGCTTATTCCAACGTTAACGTTCTTGTTAACGGTCAACCTAATTAATGCCTTTAAAGTTTATACTCAAGTCTTTGCGATCTTTAATGGTAAGGCAGGAATCGCCAACAGTGCCACGACTGCCGTATTCTATATATTCACTACCTTCCATGTCGATAATCGATATGGTCCGGCAATGGCCGCAACAATACTTCTGTTTGTGTTTATCCTCGTATTAACACTTATTCAGAATAAAGTGTTGAAAAAGATAGAGGAGAGATAG
- a CDS encoding ABC transporter ATP-binding protein, with translation MFDNGFEALKQVTFSIEKGDLVCLLGPSGCGKTTILNLIAGLLDPTDGTIHNEGISMVDKHPKDRDIGFVFQNYALYPHMTVLENVMFPLRVGDKKMPKEEAEKIARKYMALTDIEELANKKPGTMSGGQQRVAITRALVQNPSILLLDEPLSNLDARLRLKIREEIRRLVKEINITTIFVTHDQEEALSISDKIVLMNEGVIQQYDDPQNLYLEPNNLFVAQFIGNPVINILPIEVKNGMIVGENFEFSQSTLVQDRIKETIIDGTYLLGVRPEDIIFGEQGIFNTEIETVELIGREGILNFKIGSKNAKGIVSIEALIEPETIVNCEFNYPRIFMFKESGERVY, from the coding sequence GTGTTTGATAATGGTTTTGAAGCATTAAAACAAGTTACATTCTCAATTGAGAAAGGTGATTTGGTTTGCTTACTTGGACCAAGTGGTTGTGGTAAAACAACAATTCTTAATTTAATTGCTGGATTGCTTGATCCTACCGACGGTACAATTCACAATGAAGGGATCTCAATGGTTGATAAGCATCCGAAAGATCGTGATATTGGTTTTGTATTTCAAAACTATGCACTCTACCCACATATGACAGTATTAGAAAATGTCATGTTCCCACTACGTGTTGGAGATAAAAAAATGCCTAAAGAAGAAGCTGAAAAAATTGCTCGTAAATACATGGCATTAACAGATATTGAAGAATTAGCAAATAAAAAGCCAGGGACTATGTCCGGTGGACAACAACGTGTAGCGATTACACGTGCTTTAGTTCAGAATCCTTCAATTTTACTACTTGATGAACCACTAAGTAACCTCGACGCACGTTTGCGCTTGAAAATCCGTGAAGAAATTCGTCGCCTTGTTAAAGAAATTAACATTACGACAATTTTCGTTACGCATGATCAAGAAGAAGCGTTATCCATTAGCGATAAAATCGTTCTGATGAATGAGGGTGTGATTCAACAATATGATGACCCACAAAATCTTTATTTAGAACCTAATAATTTATTTGTTGCTCAATTTATTGGTAACCCTGTCATAAACATTCTTCCTATTGAAGTAAAAAATGGCATGATTGTTGGTGAGAATTTTGAATTTAGTCAAAGTACCCTCGTCCAAGATCGTATTAAAGAAACCATCATTGATGGAACTTATCTTTTAGGTGTTCGTCCTGAAGATATTATTTTTGGAGAACAAGGGATTTTCAATACAGAAATTGAAACTGTGGAACTCATTGGTCGAGAAGGTATCCTTAATTTCAAAATCGGATCTAAGAATGCTAAAGGTATTGTAAGTATTGAAGCTCTCATTGAACCAGAGACAATCGTTAATTGTGAGTTTAATTACCCACGTATCTTTATGTTTAAAGAATCTGGCGAGAGGGTCTACTAA
- a CDS encoding ABC transporter ATP-binding protein, which translates to MLQLNKITKTFNQSTPMETTLYHNLNLSVEKGEFITIIGSNGSGKSTLLNLICGQINPDKGTLTFGNRDLLKMKNHQRFKTISRVYQDPMAGTSPSLTVLENLSLASNKGKLMSLTKAINHKHEAEFVNLLRSLNLGLEDKLHVKVGQLSGGQRQALSLLMALMNNPDLLLLDEHTAALDPKSSESIIKLTQNMVAERNITTIMVTHNLQHALDYGSRLLMFHNGNIIRDIAHPEKEHLTKKDLLEMFASYDDAYIETL; encoded by the coding sequence ATGTTACAACTCAATAAAATAACAAAAACATTCAACCAAAGTACCCCAATGGAAACAACGCTTTATCATAATTTAAATTTAAGTGTTGAGAAGGGGGAGTTTATCACGATAATTGGTTCGAATGGAAGTGGTAAATCTACATTATTAAACTTAATTTGTGGCCAAATTAATCCTGATAAAGGCACCTTAACATTTGGAAATCGTGACCTTTTAAAAATGAAAAATCATCAGCGCTTTAAGACCATTTCTCGGGTTTACCAAGATCCGATGGCTGGAACGTCACCTTCGCTCACAGTTTTAGAAAATCTATCGCTTGCCTCGAATAAAGGAAAACTTATGAGTTTAACGAAAGCAATCAATCATAAACATGAAGCAGAGTTTGTCAATTTATTGAGATCATTGAATCTCGGACTTGAAGATAAGCTTCATGTGAAAGTGGGTCAACTTTCAGGTGGACAGCGACAAGCACTGTCCTTGTTGATGGCATTGATGAATAATCCAGATCTTTTATTACTTGACGAGCACACCGCTGCTTTAGATCCGAAAAGTTCAGAGTCGATTATAAAACTCACGCAAAATATGGTTGCTGAACGAAACATTACGACAATCATGGTGACGCATAATTTACAGCACGCACTTGATTATGGATCGCGTTTATTGATGTTTCACAATGGAAATATAATTCGTGATATCGCTCATCCCGAAAAGGAGCACCTCACAAAAAAAGATTTGTTAGAAATGTTTGCGTCTTATGATGATGCTTATATTGAAACACTTTAA